A stretch of Planococcus citri chromosome 5, ihPlaCitr1.1, whole genome shotgun sequence DNA encodes these proteins:
- the LOC135848576 gene encoding myogenesis-regulating glycosidase-like gives MYLLISLLLVISSTINAFEDRIKVESNYIFVKYEHELKGEKSGFHHYIDIGIFDRVTPANCTKDADSFCRQWGDFAKLQITKKDSKCERYELTTKYEKPLQVRFDTSNVYLYGGPEQDLQSWPADFIEYKKYSYVTKELDSQSVLEPLWLVTNGMYLYVDQNTPLFISQNKNKRYFELIASREPPYVRSSGVTELKYTLCKLDNIKEAYKHAIDNVLGKPSGAPDDRMVRFPIWSTWAKYKAKIDTATVMEYANLISESGFPNSQLEIDDNWESCYGSLTPNTNKFKDFKGLVEKLKKMNYRVTLWIHPFVNLDCEPYHTEGVKKGYFVRNPAGSVSSKWWNGPASVIDFTNPEAKKWWHDRLEILRKEADVDSFKFDAIESTFVPSPPVFYKMEGDHPETNLKHYIEAAAEFGPMVEVRDARGTQKLPIFVRMIDRESNWDGRLALSTLIPTLLLMNILGYPFVLPDMVGGNGYNEIISDELFTRWLQASVFMPSIQFSYLPSDYGDLGTRMAKKFVNLHIQYADKIIETMKNSVKYGTPVNPPLWWIDPTDPETYLIDSEFLLGEDILVAPVVQQGARSRDIYLPKGYWKDEVKKDSEIIEGPVWLYNYPADIEVLPYFTKVSAPPHKKDDTDNKKSRADITMPTLAMVFITYIFCQLLNFRS, from the exons ATGTATTTACTCATCAGCCTTCTGCTTGTAATTTCGAGCACTATTAATGCATTCGAAGACAGAATTAAAGTAGaatcaaattacatatttgtCAAATATGAGCACGAATTGAAAG GAGAAAAATCAGGATTCCATCACTACATCGACATCGGAATATTCGACCGCGTAACTCCGGCAAATTGTACAAAGGATGCAGACTCATTCTGCAGACAATGGGGAGATTTCGCAAAactccaaattacaaaaaaagacaGCAAATGTGAACGATACGAGCTGACTACAAAATACGAAAAACCATTACAAGTACGTTTCGATACATCGAACGTTTATTTGTATGGCGGTCCGGAGCAAGATTTGCAGAGTTGGCCAGCAGACTTCATCGAATACAAGAAATACTCTTACGTGACGAAAGAACTAGACAGTCAGTCTGTATTAGAGCCCTTATGGTTGGTCACCAATGGCATGTATTTATACGTCGATCAAAACACGCCTTTGTTCATAagtcaaaacaaaaacaaacgatATTTCGAACTGATTGCCTCCAGAGAGCCTCCTTATGTGAGGAGCAGTGGCGTAACTGAGCTTAAATACACACTGTGTAAATTGGATAATATAAAGGAAGCATATAAACACGCTATTGATAACGTACTCGGTAAACCGAGCGGTGCACCTGATGACAGAATGGTAAGGTTTCCTATATGGTCAACTTGGGCTAAATACAAGGCTAAAATAGATACCGCCACCGTGATGGAGTATGCGAACCTAATCTCTGAGAGCGGATTCCCGAATAGTCAGTTGGAAATCGATGATAATTGGGAATCGTGTTACGGAAGTTTGACCCCAAATACAAACAAATTCAAAGATTTTAAGGGTTtagttgaaaaactgaaaaaaatgaattatcgaGTAACCCTTTGGATACACCCGTTTGTGAACTTGGATTGTGAACCATATCACACCGAAGGGGTGAAGAAAGGGTATTTTGTACGAAACCCGGCTGGGTCAGTTTCATCGAAGTGGTGGAATGGACCAGCTAGCGTGATTGATTTCACGAATCCGGAAGCGAAGAAATGGTGGCACGACAGATTGGAGATATTAAGAAAAGAAGCTGACGTCGATTCTTTTAAATTTGACGCTATCGAAAGTACTTTTGTTCCTTCGCCCCCAGTATTCTATAAAATGGAAGGAGACCATCCGGAAACCAATTTAAAGCATTATATCGAGGCTGCGGCTGAATTTGGTCCAATGGTAGAGGTACGAGATGCGAGAGGCACTCAAAAACTTCCGATTTTTGTACGAATGATAGATCGTGAATCGAACTGGGATGGACGTTTGGCACTTAGCACGCTGATACCTACTTTATTACTAATGAATATTTTGGGATATCCTTTCGTGTTGCCTGATATGGTTGGAGGTAATGGTTACAACGAAATAATATCGGATGAGCTGTTTACCAGATGGTTGCAGGCTAGTGTCTTCATGCCATCGATACAGTTTTCCTATTTGCCCTCGGATTATGGAGATTTG GGAACTCGAATGgctaaaaaatttgtcaacttacATATACAATATGCAGATAAAATAATAGAAACTatgaaaaattcagtcaaataTGGCACCCCAGTTAATCCTCCTCTGTGGTGGATTGATCCTACGGATCCCGAAACCTATCTAATAGATTCTG aatttttattggGTGAAGACATCCTCGTGGCTCCTGTGGTACAACAAGGAGCACGAAGTCGAGATATCTATTTACCCAAAGGATATTGGAAAGATGAAGTGAAGAAAGATAGTGAAATAATCGAAGGCCCTGTTTGGCTTTACAACTATCCTGCTGATATCGAAGtattaccatattttaccaaaGTATCGGCTCCTCCTCATAAGAAAGATGATACTGACAATAAGAAAAGTCGTGCTGACATCACGATGCCAACTTTGGCAATGGTTTTTATAActtatattttttgtcaattattgaACTTTAGATCATAG
- the LOC135848573 gene encoding myogenesis-regulating glycosidase-like gives MLKINCSSFSSRITSVYSLISLLLVISSTVNAFEDRIKVESNYIFVKYEHELKGEKSGFHHYIDIGIFDHVAPANCTKDAGSFCRQWADFAKLQITKKDSKCERYELTTKYEKPLLVRFDTSNVYLYGGAEQDLQSWPADFIEYKKYSYVTKEKDSQAVLEPLWLVTNGMYLYVDQNTPLFISQNKNKRYFDLIASREPPYVRTSGVTELKYTLCKLDNIKEAYQHAIDNVLGKPSAAADDRMVRFPIWSTWAKYKAKINTTIVMEYANLISESGFPNSQLEIDDNWETCYGSLTVDTNNFGDMSNLVQRLTKVGYRATLWAHPFVNLDCEPYYSEGVKNGYFVKTATGSVASKWWNGPAGQIDFTNPEAVAWWQNRLKKLKAETGIASFKFDAGESSWSPVAPVFHQMTDDYPESGLKNYIEAAAEFRPIAEVRSARGTQKYPIFLRMIDRESNWDGRLALSTLIPTLLLMNILGYPFVLPDMVGGNGYNEKVSDELFVRWLQANVFMPSIQFSYLPSDYGNEVLRISKKFVDLHVQYADKIIEAMKNSVKHGTPVNAPLWWIDPTDPETYLIDSEFLLGEDILVAPVLQQGAQSRDIYLPKGYWKDGNEKDAEIIKGPIWIYNYPADIETLPYFINVAAPPNKDDKDDKKNGAGVATIPTLSSIIIALILGKLFAFRL, from the exons atgttgaaaatcaacTGCAGTTCATTCAGTTCAA GAATTACCTCGGTGTATTCACTCATCAGCCTTCTGCTTGTAATTTCGAGCACTGTAAATGCATTCGAAGACAGAATTAAAGTAGaatcaaattacatatttgtCAAATATGAGCACGAATTGAAAG GAGAAAAATCAGGATTCCATCACTACATCGATATCGGAATATTCGACCACGTAGCTCCGGCAAATTGTACAAAGGACGCAGGTTCATTCTGCAGACAATGGGCAGATTTTGCAAAActgcaaattacaaaaaaagacaGCAAATGTGAACGATACGAGCTGACTACAAAATACGAAAAACCACTACTAGTACGTTTCGATACATCGAACGTTTACTTGTACGGTGGAGCAGAACAAGATCTGCAGAGTTGGCCCGCAGACTTCATCGAGTACAAGAAGTACTCCTACGTGACAAAAGAAAAAGACAGTCAGGCTGTATTAGAGCCTTTATGGTTGGTCACCAATGGCATGTATTTATACGTCGATCAAAACACGCCTTTGTTCATAagtcaaaacaaaaacaaacgatATTTCGACCTGATTGCCTCCAGAGAGCCTCCTTATGTAAGGACCAGTGGCGTAACTGAGCTCAAATACACGCTGTGTAAATTGGATAATATAAAGGAAGCTTATCAGCATGCCATTGATAATGTGCTGGGTAAACCGAGCGCTGCAGCCGATGACAGAATGGTAAGGTTTCCTATATGGTCAACTTGGGCTAAATACAAGGCTAAAATAAATACCACCATCGTGATGGAGTATGCGAACCTGATCTCTGAGAGCGGATTCCCGAATAGTCAGTTGGAAATCGATGATAATTGGGAAACGTGTTACGGTAGTTTGACCGTAGATACAAATAATTTCGGTGACATGAGTAATTTAGTTCAACGATTAACGAAAGTAGGCTATCGAGCTACACTTTGGGCACATCCTTTTGTAAATTTAGATTGCGAACCTTACTATTCGGAAGGAGTGAAAAATGGATATTTCGTCAAGACTGCTACGGGTTCGGTTGCTTCAAAATGGTGGAATGGGCCGGCCGGTCAGATTGATTTCACAAATCCAGAGGCGGTAGCTTGGTGGCAAAACAgacttaaaaaattaaaagctgaaactggtatCGCTTCTTTTAAATTTGACGCTGGTGAAAGCTCTTGGTCTCCTGTGGCACCCGTATTCCACCAAATGACCGATGACTATCCCGAATCTGGTCTGAAAAACTATATCGAAGCAGCGGCAGAATTTCGTCCGATTGCGGAGGTACGATCGGCCAGAGGTACTCAGAAGTATCCTATTTTCCTTCGTATGATCGATCGTGAATCGAATTGGGATGGACGTTTGGCACTTAGCACGCTGATACCTACTTTATTACTAATGAATATTTTGGGATATCCTTTCGTGTTGCCTGATATGGTTGGAGGTAACGGATACAACGAAAAAGTATCGGATGAGCTGTTCGTTAGATGGTTGCAAGCCAATGTGTTCATGCCTTCCATTCAGTTTTCATATTTACCATCGGATTATGGAAACGAA GTATTGAGAATAAGCAAGAAATTCGTCGACTTACACGTTCAATACGCTGATAAAATAATCGAAGCGATGAAAAACTCAGTCAAACACGGAACCCCAGTTAATGCTCCTCTTTGGTGGATTGATCCCACAGATCCTGAAACTTATCTCATCGATTCCG aatttttattagGCGAAGATATCTTAGTAGCACCGGTGTTACAACAAGGGGCTCAAAGTCGAGATATCTATTTACCCAAAGGGTATTGGAAAGATGGAAATGAAAAAGATGCTGAAATAATCAAAGGTCCTATTTGGATTTATAATTATCCGGCCGATATAGAAACGTTGCCATATTTTATCAATGTCGCAGCTCCTCCTAATAAAGATGACAAAGATGATAAGAAAAATGGCGCTGGTGTTGCCACGATACCGACTCTAAGCTCGATAATAATCGCCTTAATTTTAGGTAAACTGTTCGCTTTCAGATTGTAA
- the LOC135848574 gene encoding myogenesis-regulating glycosidase-like isoform X2 produces MLKLVSFSTLLFCIFLTTQGDASFQERLRLESNKIFIKYRHEIKGQYTGFHQTVDISRLSDIQPSDCSTNAFTFCLKWDDVAQFKLVQRDHCEEYEYTTKQDKPLKVTFDISNVHLYGGVEQDFQKWPIDFDEYDEYPYVSTDVFTKGVLEPYWLTSTGMYLYVDEKTPLFVTLKKSKGIFELTAKRKPPYIRNNPETVLKYTVCKFKNAKDAQKHAIAHIFGKPTGIPDETMVQYPIWSTWAKYKSEINHTTVMEFANLIKKNNFPNSQLEIDDRWDVCYGSMEVDKTRFPDMKGLVKKLNKHGFRVTFWVHPFINEDCEPFHSQAKQAGYFVKNHAGETRVTWWNGNASVIDFTNPQAVDWWYKKLKKVQTETEINSFKFDAMESNYNPQVPIYHRLDDSHPETNLKEYMNFVSRFGNMVEVRAAKGAQKNPSFVRMMDRDTNWDGRLGLTTMIPTLLQMNIIGYPYVIPDMIGGNGYDADVVTKEMFVRWLQINALMPALQFSFPPWDYGDEVIQLTHKFIDLHFKYSDKIIEAMKHAKETGTPVNPPIWWIDPTDPIAQNIGSEFLLGENILVAPVLEPGVRSRDIYLPRGVWRDEVNTDSEPIRGPIWLYNYPADLDVLPYFTKIKDIDDGKSNANVSILSINLLICSITLLFIRNLFFR; encoded by the exons ATGTTGA AACTCGTTTCCTTCTCCACTCTCCTCTTTTGCATATTTCTGACTACCCAAGGCGACGCATCATTTCAAGAAAGATTGCGATTAGagtcaaataaaattttcattaaatacaGACACGAAATAAAAG GACAATACACCGGATTCCATCAAACAGTAGACATATCAAGATTAAGCGACATCCAACCATCAGACTGTTCCACAAACGCTTTCACATTTTGCCTCAAATGGGATGACGTAGCCCAATTCAAACTCGTTCAAAGGGATCACTGCGAAGAATACGAATACACCACCAAACAAGATAAACCTTTAAAAGTGACCTTTGACATCTCAAACGTCCATTTATACGGCGGAGTCGAGcaagatttccaaaaatggcCCATTGATTTCGACGAATACGACGAATACCCCTACGTTTCGACAGACGTATTTACCAAAGGTGTCCTGGAACCTTACTGGTTGACATCAACGGGCATGTATCTGTATGTAGACGAAAAAACGCCTTTATtcgtaactttgaaaaaaagcaaaggtATATTCGAGCTGACAGCGAAACGAAAACCTCCTTATATTCGTAACAATCCCGAAACCGTCCTCAAGTACACcgtttgtaaatttaaaaacgcTAAAGACGCTCAAAAGCACGCTATTGCTCATATATTCGGTAAACCTACCGGAATACCCGATGAAACAATGGTACAATATCCTATCTGGTCAACTTGGGCTAAATATAAATCAGAGATTAACCACACAACCGTGATGGAGTTTGCTAACTTGATTAAAAAGAACAATTTTCCCAATAGTCAGCTGGAAATAGACGATCGTTGGGATGTGTGCTACGGTAGTATGGAAGTTGACAAAACTAGATTCCCTGACATGAAAGGTTTGGTGAAGAAGCTGAATAAACATGGCTTTAGAGTTACATTTTGGGTACATCCATTCATCAACGAAGACTGCGAGCCATTCCATTCACAGGCCAAGCAAGCGGGGTACTTTGTGAAAAACCATGCTGGTGAGACGAGGGTGACTTGGTGGAATGGTAATGCGAGCGTGATCGATTTCACTAATCCTCAAGCAGTGGACTGGTGGtacaagaagttgaaaaaagtgcAAACCGAAACGgaaataaattcttttaaattCGATGCCATGGAAAGTAATTACAATCCTCAAGTTCCAATTTATCATCGTTTAGATGACAGTCATCCTGAGACTAATCTGAAAGAGTATATGAATTTCGTTTCGAGATTCGGTAACATGGTTGAAGTGAGAGCAGCCAAGGGTGCTCAGAAGAACCCGAGTTTTGTTCGAATGATGGATCGTGATACTAACTGGGATGGTAGATTAGGTTTAACGACAATGATACCTACGCTACTGCAAATGAACATTATCGGATATCCGTACGTAATACCAGATATGATAGGGGGCAATGGATACGATGCTGATGTGGTTACGAAAGAAATGTTTGTTCGATGGTTGCAAATCAACGCGCTTATGCCAGCTTTGCAGTTTTCTTTTCCACCTTGGGATTATGGAGATGAA GTAATCCAATTGACACATAAATTTATTGATTTGCATTTCAAATATTCTGACAAGATAATCGAAGCTATGAAGCACGCTAAAGAAACTGGTACTCCAGTTAATCCTCCTATTTGGTGGATTGATCCGACAGATCCTATTGCACAAAATATTGGTTCAG aatttctgcTAGGAGAAAATATTCTAGTAGCTCCTGTTCTCGAACCAGGTGTCCGAAGTAGAGATATCTATCTTCCTAGAGGTGTATGGCGAGATGAAGTTAACACTGACTCAGAACCAATTCGTGGTCCAATTTGGCTTTACAATTACCCAGCTGATTTAGACGTTTTACCATATTTCACTAAAATTAAAGATATCGATGATGGAAAAAGCAATGCTAATGTATCAATCTTGTCCATTAATTTACTCATATGCAGTATCACTCTGTTATTTattcgtaatttattttttagatga
- the LOC135848574 gene encoding myogenesis-regulating glycosidase-like isoform X1, translated as MNNIFDKIVMPKLVSFSTLLFCIFLTTQGDASFQERLRLESNKIFIKYRHEIKGQYTGFHQTVDISRLSDIQPSDCSTNAFTFCLKWDDVAQFKLVQRDHCEEYEYTTKQDKPLKVTFDISNVHLYGGVEQDFQKWPIDFDEYDEYPYVSTDVFTKGVLEPYWLTSTGMYLYVDEKTPLFVTLKKSKGIFELTAKRKPPYIRNNPETVLKYTVCKFKNAKDAQKHAIAHIFGKPTGIPDETMVQYPIWSTWAKYKSEINHTTVMEFANLIKKNNFPNSQLEIDDRWDVCYGSMEVDKTRFPDMKGLVKKLNKHGFRVTFWVHPFINEDCEPFHSQAKQAGYFVKNHAGETRVTWWNGNASVIDFTNPQAVDWWYKKLKKVQTETEINSFKFDAMESNYNPQVPIYHRLDDSHPETNLKEYMNFVSRFGNMVEVRAAKGAQKNPSFVRMMDRDTNWDGRLGLTTMIPTLLQMNIIGYPYVIPDMIGGNGYDADVVTKEMFVRWLQINALMPALQFSFPPWDYGDEVIQLTHKFIDLHFKYSDKIIEAMKHAKETGTPVNPPIWWIDPTDPIAQNIGSEFLLGENILVAPVLEPGVRSRDIYLPRGVWRDEVNTDSEPIRGPIWLYNYPADLDVLPYFTKIKDIDDGKSNANVSILSINLLICSITLLFIRNLFFR; from the exons atgaataatatttttgacaaGATCGTCATGCCAA AACTCGTTTCCTTCTCCACTCTCCTCTTTTGCATATTTCTGACTACCCAAGGCGACGCATCATTTCAAGAAAGATTGCGATTAGagtcaaataaaattttcattaaatacaGACACGAAATAAAAG GACAATACACCGGATTCCATCAAACAGTAGACATATCAAGATTAAGCGACATCCAACCATCAGACTGTTCCACAAACGCTTTCACATTTTGCCTCAAATGGGATGACGTAGCCCAATTCAAACTCGTTCAAAGGGATCACTGCGAAGAATACGAATACACCACCAAACAAGATAAACCTTTAAAAGTGACCTTTGACATCTCAAACGTCCATTTATACGGCGGAGTCGAGcaagatttccaaaaatggcCCATTGATTTCGACGAATACGACGAATACCCCTACGTTTCGACAGACGTATTTACCAAAGGTGTCCTGGAACCTTACTGGTTGACATCAACGGGCATGTATCTGTATGTAGACGAAAAAACGCCTTTATtcgtaactttgaaaaaaagcaaaggtATATTCGAGCTGACAGCGAAACGAAAACCTCCTTATATTCGTAACAATCCCGAAACCGTCCTCAAGTACACcgtttgtaaatttaaaaacgcTAAAGACGCTCAAAAGCACGCTATTGCTCATATATTCGGTAAACCTACCGGAATACCCGATGAAACAATGGTACAATATCCTATCTGGTCAACTTGGGCTAAATATAAATCAGAGATTAACCACACAACCGTGATGGAGTTTGCTAACTTGATTAAAAAGAACAATTTTCCCAATAGTCAGCTGGAAATAGACGATCGTTGGGATGTGTGCTACGGTAGTATGGAAGTTGACAAAACTAGATTCCCTGACATGAAAGGTTTGGTGAAGAAGCTGAATAAACATGGCTTTAGAGTTACATTTTGGGTACATCCATTCATCAACGAAGACTGCGAGCCATTCCATTCACAGGCCAAGCAAGCGGGGTACTTTGTGAAAAACCATGCTGGTGAGACGAGGGTGACTTGGTGGAATGGTAATGCGAGCGTGATCGATTTCACTAATCCTCAAGCAGTGGACTGGTGGtacaagaagttgaaaaaagtgcAAACCGAAACGgaaataaattcttttaaattCGATGCCATGGAAAGTAATTACAATCCTCAAGTTCCAATTTATCATCGTTTAGATGACAGTCATCCTGAGACTAATCTGAAAGAGTATATGAATTTCGTTTCGAGATTCGGTAACATGGTTGAAGTGAGAGCAGCCAAGGGTGCTCAGAAGAACCCGAGTTTTGTTCGAATGATGGATCGTGATACTAACTGGGATGGTAGATTAGGTTTAACGACAATGATACCTACGCTACTGCAAATGAACATTATCGGATATCCGTACGTAATACCAGATATGATAGGGGGCAATGGATACGATGCTGATGTGGTTACGAAAGAAATGTTTGTTCGATGGTTGCAAATCAACGCGCTTATGCCAGCTTTGCAGTTTTCTTTTCCACCTTGGGATTATGGAGATGAA GTAATCCAATTGACACATAAATTTATTGATTTGCATTTCAAATATTCTGACAAGATAATCGAAGCTATGAAGCACGCTAAAGAAACTGGTACTCCAGTTAATCCTCCTATTTGGTGGATTGATCCGACAGATCCTATTGCACAAAATATTGGTTCAG aatttctgcTAGGAGAAAATATTCTAGTAGCTCCTGTTCTCGAACCAGGTGTCCGAAGTAGAGATATCTATCTTCCTAGAGGTGTATGGCGAGATGAAGTTAACACTGACTCAGAACCAATTCGTGGTCCAATTTGGCTTTACAATTACCCAGCTGATTTAGACGTTTTACCATATTTCACTAAAATTAAAGATATCGATGATGGAAAAAGCAATGCTAATGTATCAATCTTGTCCATTAATTTACTCATATGCAGTATCACTCTGTTATTTattcgtaatttattttttagatga
- the LOC135848981 gene encoding myogenesis-regulating glycosidase-like translates to MNYKKTSLLILLALLQHYTCDDDIHIEKDFIIVKGVNSSFQQLVDISSLNKSDLSVCSSQNSYYCVKWDGYAQFNVSKQDICKNFEYKTTSTDSLKVSFDLKNTHVYGGAEKRTQSWPIESSTYSAFPFVSSKVEDQAVLEPFWLFSDGSYLFIDKQTPLFISINKSANTFTIIAENKDPYFKKNQTVLKYRICKLPDMKAAYLHAVNNVIQRPHVILDVDTIRKPIWSTWAAYKTNISEIVVKNFVDEILKRDFPISHVEIDDKWETCYGSLTVNKTRFPDLKKFTADLKKRKVKTTIWVHPFINVDCQPFHDDAKKNDYFVKNDAGTTVKWWNGKGGYIDFTNPDAYEWFRKRLETLKNSTGIDAFKFDAGESDWAPDSPVFKTPDSDYPDSSLKNYIKLASSFGNMVEVRVGKGTQQYPVFVRMMDRDSTWDQSAGLLSLIPTLLQMNIIGYPFVLPDMIGGNEYDSEVPDQELFIRWLQINVFMPTLQFSIPPWNYGNKTCEIALKMLKIHNSFSNLILQSMKQFVKKGIPVNPPLWWIDPNDNVTYTIDSEFMLGEEVLVAPVLTKGAKSRDIYLPKGIWQDGNHKKEKKINGPKWLRSYKADLDTLPYFIKVNSGKPYRYGGSFDYTIAVLISGLGVILLSVVGFYVYRRFKTTESETLHRPLVNER, encoded by the exons ATGAATTACAAAA aaactTCCTTATTGATTTTACTTGCGTTGCTTCAACATTACACTTGTGACGACGATATTCACATCGAAAAAGACTTTATTATTGTaaaag GTGTAAATTCTTCGTTTCAACAACTTGTGGATATATCATCTTTAAATAAATCAGATTTATCGGTGTGCTCGTCTCAGAATTCGTATTACTGCGTCAAATGGGATGGCTACGCTCAATTCAACGTCTCTAAGCAAGATAtatgtaaaaatttcgaatataagACGACTTCAACTGACAGTCTGAAAGTAAGCTTCGACTTGAAAAATACACACGTTTACGGTGGAGCTGAAAAGAGAACTCAGTCATGGCCCATAGAATCATCGACCTACTCTGCTTTTCCCTTCGTTTCGAGTAAAGTCGAAGATCAAGCAGTTTTAGAACCATTTTGGTTGTTTTCCGATGGCAGTTATCTGTTTATCGATAAACAAACTCCGTTATTCATCTCGATCAACAAAAGTGCAAATACATTCACAATTATAGCGGAGAACAAAGATccgtatttcaagaaaaatcaaacCGTGCTGAAGTACAGAATATGTAAACTACCTGATATGAAAGCGGCTTATTTACACGCTGTAAATAACGTTATCCAAAGACCGCACGTTATACTCGATGTGGACACTATACGTAAACCAATCTGGTCAACGTGGGCTGCGTACAAAACTAACATATCTGAAATAGTAGTAAAAAATTTCgttgacgaaattttgaaacgCGATTTTCCCATAAGTCACGTAGAAATAGACGATAAATGGGAAACCTGTTATGGTAGTTTGACCGTAAACAAGACTCGGTTCCCAGACTTGAAGAAGTTCACAGcggatttgaaaaaacgaaaagtcAAAACCACCATTTGGGTTCATCCATTTATCAACGTTGATTGTCAACCGTTCCACGACGATGCCAAAAAGAacgattattttgtaaaaaacgaCGCGGGCACTACTGTAAAATGGTGGAACGGCAAAGGTGGTTATATAGATTTTACTAATCCGGACGCCTATGAATGGTTTAGAAAACGACTCGAAACTTTGAAGAATTCTACCGGTATAGATGCTTTTAAATTCGACGCCGGTGAAAGTGATTGGGCTCCTGACAGTCCAGTGTTTAAAACCCCCGATAGCGATTATCCAGATTCgtcgttgaaaaattacatcaaattagCATCTAGTTTCGGGAACATGGTTGAAGTTCGAGTTGGTAAAGGTACTCAGCAGTATCCGGTGTTTGTTCGGATGATGGATCGTGACAGTACTTGGGATCAAAGCGCCGGACTGTTGTCTTTGATACCAACGTTACTTCAAATGAATATTATCGGATATCCGTTCGTCTTACCTGATATGATCGGAGGTAATGAGTACGATAGCGAAGTTCCCGATCAAGAATTATTCATAAGATGGTTACAAATAAATGTATTCATGCCAACGTTGCAGTTCTCTATTCCTCCTTGGAATTATGGTAACAAA ACTTGCGAAATCGCcttaaaaatgcttaaaatacACAATAGCTTTTCCAATCTCATACTGCAGTCGATGAAACAATTCGTCAAGAAAGGTATTCCGGTCAATCCTCCTTTATGGTGGATAGATCCTAATGATAATGTGACGTACACTATCGATTCAG aattcaTGTTGGGAGAAGAAGTTCTGGTAGCTCCTGTGCTTACCAAAGGAGCTAAAAGTCGAGACATATACCTACCAAAAGGAATTTGGCAGGATGGTAATCataaaaaggaaaagaaaattaatGGACCTAAGTGGCTGCGTAGTTATAAAGCAGATTTAGATACGCTGCCATATTTTATTAAAGTGAATTCAGGAAAGCCTTATAGATATGGTGGTTCATTCGATTACACCATAGCTGTATTGATATCTGGACTGGGAGTGATTTTGCTCAGCGTTGTAGGTTTTTATGTTTACCGCCGGTTTAAGACAACGGAGAGTGAGACCCTTCATAGGCCGCTTGTAAACGAGCGTTGA
- the LOC135848983 gene encoding tetraspanin-33-like has product MMMPPRRHRMTYVSPCVKYMIFLLNFILWLFGCMLMGIGVYAFHDKWQATGVRVETILDIILNISLVLIILGGIVFIVSFAGFIGALRENTCLLKFYSLSLLIFFLLEMAVAVVGFVFPHAMQSTLEESFTDKIIHSYRDDADLQNLIDFAQQEFQCCGLSSDGYTDWSKNEYFNCSSPSAEKCGVPFSCCINATEITGNLINIMCGYGAQELPVAEASKKVWTSGCIEVVRLWAERNLYTIGAVALGVALSQLLIINLAKTLEGQIELQKSGWS; this is encoded by the exons ATGATGATGCCACCAAGACGACATCGTATGACATACGTTAGCCCCTGCGTAAAATACATgatatttttactgaattttataTTATGG CTTTTTGGGTGTATGCTTATGGGAATAGGAGTATATGCATTCCACGATAAATGGCAAGCAACTGGAGTTCGAGTCGAAACGATCTTGGATATTATTCTGAATATTTCATTAGTTTTAATCATTCTTGGAGGAATTGTATTCATCGTTAGTTTCGCTGGGTTCATCGGAGCCCTAAGAGAAAACACTTGTTTGCTAAAATTC TACTCGTTATcgttgttgatattttttctattgGAAATGGCGGTTGCTGTTGTTGGATTTGTTTTTCCCCACGCTATGCAATCCACATTAGAAGAATCGTTCACCGATAAAATCATACATTCCTACAGAGACGATGCTGATTTACAAAATCTAATAGATTTCGCTCAGCAAGAG TTTCAGTGCTGCGGACTTAGTTCTGATGGGTATACAGATTGGTCGAAAAACGAGTATTTCAATTGCAGTTCTCCCAGCGCTGAAAAATGTGGAGTACCTTTTTCATGCTGTATCAATGCCACTGAAATTACA GGTAATTTAATAAACATTATGTGTGGATACGGTGCACAAGAATTACCG GTCGCTGAAGCTAGTAAAAAAGTTTGGACCAGCGGATGCATAGAAGTAGTCCGATTATGGGCCGAGAGAAATTTATATACCATTGGAGCTGTTGCACTTGGAGTAGCTTTATCTCAA CTTTTAATTATAAACTTGGCGAAGACATTGGAAGGCCAaattgaacttcaaaaatccGGATGGTCATGA